Proteins from one Nitrobacteraceae bacterium AZCC 2146 genomic window:
- a CDS encoding acyl dehydratase (product_source=COG2030; cog=COG2030; pfam=PF01575; superfamily=54637) translates to MRFLEDIKVGQRRELGAFTFTAERIKKFAVQFDPQPFHLDEEAGRKSLLGGLAASGWHIAAVGMKLLVADSQHQSAEAAARGEPVAVWGPSPGFRELRWIKPVLAGDTISYANEVASVRATATRPGWGIVQARNVSTNQRGEVVYSFLASAFVPQRGDAA, encoded by the coding sequence ATGCGTTTTCTCGAAGACATTAAAGTCGGCCAACGCCGCGAATTGGGGGCGTTCACCTTCACCGCCGAACGGATCAAGAAATTCGCCGTGCAGTTCGATCCGCAGCCGTTTCATCTCGATGAGGAAGCCGGCCGCAAATCCTTGCTTGGCGGTCTCGCCGCGTCGGGCTGGCATATCGCAGCTGTCGGCATGAAGCTGCTGGTGGCGGACAGCCAGCATCAGTCGGCGGAAGCTGCCGCGCGTGGCGAGCCCGTTGCTGTGTGGGGGCCGTCTCCAGGGTTTCGCGAATTGCGATGGATCAAGCCGGTGCTGGCCGGCGACACCATCAGCTACGCCAATGAAGTGGCGTCGGTGCGCGCGACCGCGACGCGGCCCGGTTGGGGCATCGTGCAGGCCCGCAATGTCAGCACCAATCAGCGCGGCGAGGTGGTGTATTCCTTCCTCGCCTC
- a CDS encoding acyl dehydratase (product_source=COG2030; cath_funfam=3.10.129.10; cog=COG2030; pfam=PF01575; superfamily=54637) — protein MTLTFEDFQPGHFGTFGPRHITREEIIAFAAEYDPQPMHLDEEAANASLLKGLAGSGWHMCSLMMRMTFDGFLHNTASMGSPGVNEMRWLAPFRPGDDLMLDVEVMEARPSQSRPSTGIVTFKCSTRNATGQTLAEMIVPIIVGRATVTAN, from the coding sequence ATGACCCTGACATTCGAAGATTTCCAGCCGGGCCACTTCGGCACATTCGGGCCGCGCCACATCACGCGCGAGGAGATCATTGCGTTCGCCGCCGAATACGACCCGCAGCCGATGCATCTCGACGAGGAAGCCGCGAACGCATCGCTGCTGAAAGGCCTTGCCGGCTCCGGTTGGCACATGTGCTCGCTGATGATGCGGATGACCTTCGATGGCTTTCTGCACAACACCGCGTCGATGGGCTCGCCGGGGGTCAACGAGATGCGCTGGCTGGCGCCGTTTCGCCCCGGCGACGATCTCATGCTTGATGTCGAGGTGATGGAAGCGCGGCCGTCGCAGAGTCGTCCGTCCACCGGCATCGTGACGTTCAAATGCAGCACGCGTAACGCGACGGGGCAGACGCTGGCCGAGATGATCGTACCGATCATCGTCGGGCGCGCGACCGTCACGGCGAACTAG
- a CDS encoding putative membrane metal-binding protein (product_source=COG0658; cog=COG0658; pfam=PF14110; superfamily=144091; transmembrane_helix_parts=Inside_1_20,TMhelix_21_43,Outside_44_46,TMhelix_47_69,Inside_70_97) produces the protein MFEFRDLFQWDRFITPTIIKTFYWLVIALWVLFGISGIFSGLAAMAVSPFGGFIVLLSSLAGVVVGIIFSRIAAEFILIVFRINEHLGAIRDQGQGH, from the coding sequence ATGTTTGAATTTCGGGATCTGTTTCAGTGGGACCGTTTCATCACGCCCACCATCATCAAGACGTTCTACTGGCTGGTCATTGCGCTGTGGGTGCTGTTCGGCATCTCCGGAATCTTCTCCGGGCTCGCCGCAATGGCGGTCAGTCCGTTCGGCGGGTTCATTGTGTTGCTGTCGAGCCTCGCCGGCGTCGTGGTCGGAATCATCTTCTCACGCATCGCCGCCGAGTTCATCCTGATCGTGTTCCGGATCAACGAACACCTCGGCGCGATCCGCGATCAGGGCCAGGGGCACTGA